GGAAGCAGTGTATTGGGTATTAAGATACCTAAACGGACTCCTGGGAAGGGATTGCTGTTCAAAAAAAACTTTAGCAGAAATGTCAAAGTATGCAGTGATACTGATTGGGCAGGCTCCCAAAGCGATAGACGCTCTACCTTCTAGTTACCGTGCTTTTGTTTGGGGAAATCTAGTCACCTGGAGGAGTAAGAAACAACCAGTGGTGGCTTGCAATAGTGCTGAAGTAAAATATCATCCACCAGTTAATGGAATTTGCGAGGGAATGAGGCTCAAACGACTCCTCAGTAAATTAAAATTGGAGGATGATCATCTTGTGGATCAATGTGTGACAATCAAGAAGCGATAAGTATAGCCATAAATCCTGTCTACCACGATCAAACCAAACATATTGAAGTGGATCGACATTTCATAAGTGAGAAACTTGCGAAGAAGATAATTGAGCTTAGCTACATATCTACTCACATGCAACTTGCAGACTTCCTAACAAAAGCTCTTCATTGGCCAATCTTTGAAGATATGAGTTCCAAGCTAGGCATGATCAACATCTATAGCCCAACTTGAGAGGAGTATTTAATATTGATTGTATTATCTTATTAGTAGATAGAAATATTTATCTCTAGTCTTTTAAAGTTTAATTGGATTAGATTCGATCAGTTTATTTAGGGAAGTTTGGTAGGATAAGTTTCTATATATTTGCATCGTATACTCTTCATTTGATAAGGAATAAGATTTATGTTTCCTTCTCCTTTATTTGCCATATTTCTCTATTAACCACAATAAGGTCCTGACATCTTACAATATTGTTTCACTCACCCAGACAACAAAGGTTGAAGTTACTGAGATAGAACAAAAGACACAAAGGTTTGAacgaaattataataaaaaatactatattaaaagattttacaATTTTGGATCcattaaaatctttaataaGATACAACTAGACCATCAATAAATGAATCTCTTAAAACATTTTGACTACTTTCCTTTCAAAATTAGATCAGACATTCAATCTCAAGAATGTAGTTTCATTATTGGGCAATTATCCCTTCAAACTTCAAATATTCTCCAATAACTTTGTCCATAACAAACTCAACCCCTTTAAGCTTGAGAAAGGTCAATTTGAAAACTCTTCACTATAACCGTACCCAATTCAATGAATATTACCAGAAGTGTAAATGAATCGAGCCAgctcgaaaaatatttgatttgtgtttgaaatTATCAATTCGAGCCCcactcaaacatgtttgaacTTTTTTCGAGAAAAATTTGTTTGTTCGATGGTTCGCAAGTCGATCGTGAGTTttagtaatataatataattatatattaaataaatatatttcgaACTTTTCGGACATTTATTTGGTAGTAGCTCGCAAACTGTGTCCAATATTTCTAGCCGTGCTCGAACTTGAGCCTTGATTAGAACCGAATTCAAGCAAAAAATATTTGCATTTTCGAGTTTCAAATCGAACTCGAGCTTGAAtcacaatttaatttaaagttaCAAATATGCAGATTTTAGTGAAGAGAACATGTTAACTAGAACAGGGCATTGGCTTGTATTTGTTGTATTATACTGGCATTTATTGCACCCACACAAAAATAGATAAAGAAAACGAAAGAGGGTGTTGCAGCTAAGAAATGACACTTACTTCTCACTGTagtaaaaacatttaaactgcTGCTCAACTATATGAGTTTTCAAATTTGGTTGCTGAGCCATCATCTAATGACAAAGATATACAAATTGGAATAGAGAGAGAGGATATGCTAAAGATCAATGAGTAAATAATATGAACCTACATTAGTACCAAGAATGTATTAATAACTCCGAGAAGTTTGAAAATATTAGATTTACCTTGTCTACAACCTGTTGATAAGCATTATTTGGAAGATAGGCCAAGGTCGTGCCACTGTCAATTATAGTTCCCGTACTAGATCCCGTGTCAAATATATCAGTAGGAAGATCAAGCAACTGACCACCCACGTCAATTTCCTTCAGAGCAACATTATAATGTTGCCTGTTAAAAAGGTTTAATCAAAATTGTAGAgttaatcaataaaaataaatagagGTAATTACTTAAGAAGCTATAACGTGAATAGAACAAACAGTGTTACTGAAAAAATCAATACTGACCAACTTTATCATTTTTCACAGGCTAAATAATAGCTACGGTTGTTGCAGTGGATCTGTGGCAAAAATGGGACAATAACCAACACAATGAATGGTGTGCAGTGTGCCAAAAATTTAGAATAAAACATGGTGATTGCTAGGATGATTTGATCTTGCTGTAGATGGTGAAAAATCTGACTTCTCCCACCTCAGGGAGATCAATGAGACAGGTCATTGTGCAGTGTGCCAAAAATTTAGAATAAAACATGGTGATTGCTAGGATGATTTGATCTTGCTGTAGATGGTGAAAAATCTGACTTCTCCCACCTCAGGGAGATCAATGAGACAGGACAGGACCAAATAGTTCAACTTTATTCACATGTAATAATACCAATGGTTGAAGGTTACCATCTTTCCAAAGAAAACCTTTTTGACTTTTAGAgaatataatatcatcaggcACCCTTTCATATAAGTTCATAAGCTGTATGAGAAGCTGGACTGTGTAATATAATAGAGCTAAATGCATAATTTTTGGGGCCAGATATAAGATAAAAGGCTTCAAAGCATAGTGATAATGAGATTCTCAATCATATGTATAAATTCAGATTAGCATTgaggtttttaaataaattctGGACATAAGGTGAGCAACTGCATAGGAGATAGATTCCACTAATAGCTCAAGACACAGATAAAAACAACATAATAAAACATAAACTACAAACATCTCCCATACAACTCCAAtgcagaaaaaagaaaaaaacaaacaagTCATAAAGCCACATACTCATTTTGGAGGAGTTTTGTTCTATTTACTTTTGGCTGAACTACATCTCCAATAGCAAATATGCCACCTCCCTTGTAGCTGTCCAAGCAATGTGAaaacatctttttcacatttccAGACGAAGCAAGTTGAGAAAGAACAGAGGTATTTGCTTGTCCAAAACCAATTATTCCATCAACTGCCTCAGAAGATGAACCAAGCTCTCCCGATTGTTTAGCTGAGCACCTATCTCAGATAATACACATGTCAGAGACAGAAAAGGCATGTCATTTAAGTTGCAAGAATCTGACAAGGGAAATGTTGTAAGAAAGAATTCGGGAAGACTCACTTTAGAAGCAAGCACAGAGTACGAACACGATGATGTATAAACACTAAATAAGTGTAAGTAAttccatattttcaaatttcaacCTCTGAAATTATTTCAGGTATATccaaagaagaaaattaagaaattCCCTTCTCCTTGGTGcaaaaaaagttaaaaataaaggaaaatcaaaaacagaaaataaaaaagtttCACAAAATCCAGAATATGTTGAGTTAATTCATGTAATATAACTGGCATTGCTGAAAACACTGATGGTCATCAATCTACTCTTGATCCTATACCTCAAACTCAGTGTAGAGAAACTTTTGCCGTCCCTTAAAAATGTACTGAGCTAATTCCCAGAGCATGACTTAATCTTCCTATGGTAAATATAGAAACAAAATCCTTATCCAAAAGAGAAATACAATTGATTTTTATCCTGCCACTATTGAAAATATGGGTTTAGATATCTAACAAGAACTAGAGCTTATTGCATAGCAACAGGCATGTGTCATTTTTATTACAGGCGTTTGTCTAAGGAAACTATATGCATACTGCAACCTTCTTTCAAATGTGGGAAAGTGACACACTGCACATGATAAGTATTATCATGAAGATACATTATAGACAACTTATATAGAGGACGTATCAGGGGAGGGGATACTCACGAAGATATATCACTATAACTTGATTTATACCATATGTTCAGAGAAGGATTAAATTTTCTGTCTTGTTCTCTTTCATACATCACAAATTTAATTTCTTAGAATAACTTTAATTTATGTGTACATAATATATCATTACCATCTATTTGTGATATAATGGACCCTGAATACTGATAGCGTACATATAAAAAACATAACTACAAAATCAATTTCGAGGCACAAAATACGATTCTATAGGAAGTCAAAGATACAGTCACACAGTTCTTAGGTTTCTTTATAAAGCTAAGTTGTACATAAGTAATTGATGTTCATGCATAGCATATAATAAATGTAAAATTGTTATAGTTTCATTATATAATAACTCATTCACATACATCGATAATTAATAATATACACCATTAAAATTACCAGCTTTAACATAAGACTGCCTGAAAAAATCCAACCTTTATACCTGGCCTCTTGAGATCAATTAGGCACTAAACTTTTTCCTCTATCATAGTACGGACAATAAAATGGATGAAGAACAATGGAAAAACAACTTCATTAAATCAAAAAATCAGGTACTCTCCCTTTTTCATATTTCCCTAATCTACTTTCTCATGCTCTAGTCTTCAATAAAAGCAGGTAAAAATGTATATTGTTACATCATTTTCTTAATTAGAAAGTTGGTCATAGCTACTAAATGTGCCTCCAAAAATATATGCATACATGTTCAATAACAAATTGAGATTGATTCCACAATTTCCACCAAAGTTGAAGCTGTTCCAAACATGTGCTAAAGGTGGTTTAGTGTTTCAATGTGAAAGGTTCGTATTGCAAATAGCTTAGTATAGGATACCTAGTTAATAGCTGATGTAAGATGATGAGAACTGGAAACAATCCCAAAAACCTAACACCAAACTCTGAGATCGAAATATAAAACCCACCCAAATGCTATGGAACCATTCATTGCTGAAGTTTGAAGGTTTCCAATCACTtgatcaaatttaaaataatctctGACAAAGTAACCCTCAGTTCTGCTCCCATCTCCATAGGTAATAGCATATTCACAGTTCAATCCAACCTTGCAATCTGAACTAGGACCGCTGAATACAGAAGCACAAAAATCCTGGTCACAAGAGATTGTCTTTCCTGTGGAGGATGCCGTCAAGTCATACTGCTGCAAGGGTATCTGGCAGATGACCACAAATCATAAGCTACACATTCCATCTCCAAGGTGAAACATAGTTGATTATGAGGTGTACATCAGATTGTGCAAGTGGACAGTCTTCAGAGTTAGATTCCATATTTAACtgctaaaattttgatttttgagaaaaattaaatagaaaAGAGGACGGAACAGGAAAGTAGCCGTACATTAAGCTCACTTTTGGTGGGGCACCTAAGACAGTTACGACAATTCACCCACAAAATATCACTTCCTGTATCAACTTGAACATGATAGTCAACTGGAGGAGTCCCAATTGTTATTTTTGTAATAGAGCCTGCACAAATTTATCAAATGAAAACTTTCAAAAACAACAAGCTAACTAGCTGGGGAAAAACAGTCATTAGCAATCTAACTGTTGGACAACTGATACCCATTGGGAAGATACACATAAATTCATAAGACTGCCTTCTAACATAAATGGACAACTAGTGCAAAAGTAAAATTAGGGTTCTTGACCATCAAATGAATCCGTGCTAAAAGAATTGCATAATTGCAGccatttggaaacaaatatcATCTGaatgcaaaataaaaaaaaaataaaaagaaaagaaagaaataaatatcattGTTTAGCAATTATGTATATGATATCTTTTCAGTCACCAAATTTATCCATACATGTTTAGTTTTAAAGCATCAAGAATTCAGAAACTTTTTTTTGTCTAAGATATAAAGCTCCTTGGTTGCATGTTTACTTATGTTATCAGAAAAGGTATGCCAAACCATGATATGTGAAGAAACTAATTGTTGGATCTCAACATTTGAGACCAATTTATCAGGTGCCATTCATATATTTTTGTTATGATATTCGAACATTCTTCCACCCTAATAACACGGTACAGTAGTTACTTTATGGATGGTCAGTTTTTCATATCTTCTTTCTATTTGATTAACTGTTCAGCAACTAATCACAATGTGAATAATCACCACTCAAGAAACCAATTGGACTCGAATAACTGATTGATGACTAACCAAACTAGACTTTCGCAAATTTTGGAAGTAGAGATAATGAATGAAATTCATCCCCACATTTTACTCTGATTCCAGGAAcaagaataaaacattttctactTGCAGCAACTGTAATAAAtagaagacaaaagaaaaattTGACCACGCTAAGAGATAATAGGCGATAATCACAAAAAGGCCATTTTCATACATCTGCCTTTTGGACAATCCAAAGGAAAATTCTCTCTTTTTGGGAAGGAAAATTCTGTTTTCTTCTTGACAAGAAtctaactgaacaaggcaaGGGTACACGTACTGTGTTCAGATTTTGTATAAAACAAGAAAATACAAGTGACCGGAAATTTTTGGATTCCCTGGCAAGGAAACTATATCTTACATAAATCTCTTAAATCCAGCACATCTATatcttcaatcaaatcaacCATTACTTCATAAAAGTAGTAGTTACTTCATTAATTATATTCTATTCCTATATAAATGTTTCGTCCAATGTAAGTGTACTTGCCTCTTCAGATAAAAACTTACGAGGAAAGTGTGGAACTTGCTTCACAGGATAACAAAAGACAGTCTAACCAACAAGAGCAATTAACCTCTTAAAACTAAATCAAGATAGGAACAACTGAGAAAATCTCATAAATACACAGAATTCCAAGCCTCAGATTTCGAATTAGAAACAATTCTATCAACagagcaaaaaaaataaaaaagaaatccCGAATTCGACCATGATTCCGTAATACATGCCGAGAAATTCTCAAGAGTATAAAATACCAATGATCATAAACCAGAATCGATCATCCACATGAAGAACAAACATATGTAGGGAACGCGTACGCTGCATTAGTGGGTGATCCATCACCCCCCAATTGAAAATCAATGGAAGCTAGCATTCTGCCATGGCGCCGCGAATCATGTGCCCTCAGGGAGCTCAAAGCCGCCTTCTCCCGCCGGCCACCGTATTTGTGATGAACTTCAAAGACCACATTACCCTTCACCACACACACCAAATCAACCAAGAACAACATAAGAAAAGCCCACCTCATACGCCTCCTTGCCGAATCCATCGTCCCCTccaagaattttaaaaataaaatagtaaCCAAGGCGAAGCTAACTGGAAATTTTGGGTCCTATTTCAGTCATTAGTCCAGACGTAGGTTTTAAAATTACCCttagcctgaaatcacaaataagatcgttaggaaGCGGCCAGGGGGCGTCCTGGCGTagccctccgacgctcaagtcagagactgaggatatatggagGAGCAGCTAAGGGTCCTCAATCTTGGTATTTACAGGAGAATATCTGAGCTCGGgcttgtcttccatttgggcatGGATGGGCCAGGGGTAGTGGGCCTCCATCCCTAgagtatcaccagtctccccctcccgattCGAACTGAATTgcaggttcaaagttcgattattTGTTCTGTCCTCGGGTTACCGGGTGAAAGTTGTGCATTTTTTTCTTGCCGCTCGTCAGTCTCCAAAAATTcggaaacaaatcaaatcgcAATCTCGTGAATGGCGAGATTTGGTTTGGGCTCTGCAAATAAGAGTCGTTTCTTCACTCCATTTTACTTTTCTTCTGCTCAATTTCCTCTGCAACTCACATACGCTCCACCATCGCAACTCACATcaacccgagattttacgatcccaagtaaataaggtaagaaatacacgagcttaaaacttagcttaatctaagatcataatactttcattctaattataaactaattatgaacttagattttcagctagtaactcgtggaagtaactttaaagctcggggattagctcaacAGAAGGCCGAGCTGCAAATAACCGCATCCATCGGAGAATCGTCACGgaaggagtaaaaccccagctcaaggacacgATCTGTCAGCTCgaagcagctcaaccaagtttgtcctaacaaaatcaaaaagggagctataagttgagccaagagttcggacaaattaaatgtgcaagaaatgaccttcgcgttaacccatgaaggaAGCTGCGGGAGGAGTTAAGAAgctaggacatattgatgaAGCAGGAAATGACttttagaaaatcaagatgacatttaaggatgcatgaacttttgaaCCCACCATTATAACTAGTCTTGAACTTGGAGAACACATGAATTTTGGTCTACAATTAATTACACCATTATGGCATTTCTTGTGCTCCAAGTGTTCGACCAAGGCAAGGTGAAGGGGCAagaattttctataaataccacctaAAGTCACATACAAGAATGCACTTCAAAAATCCCTCAAAAACTCTCCCAAATTTTCGGCCCTCTCCTCACCCCTCAAGTCTCTACCGAAGGCAAGGAAGAAGGAGGAAATATTTTCGTGCAGTCTAGTACGGAAACCttgcgccgaagtgctgcccgatCAAAGACAGTGTTTGTTAGAGttgcgccgaagtgctgccgAAATTTCAAGAGAAAGCTTCTTACAAGAaatcggtaagtgggcttttgatatatattcgtttgtattttaaaacttgaatatgtatatcatgacatgcatgtatgtgtgtcttcattttcgaaaattgctatctgttctatttaaaatttcgatcgattatgtgttctcttTTATGCTTCGAAATTCGTTGATTCCGCTGTGTCCTTATGAAAACTttgaaatctgaaaatctgaaaagttctgtttgttacttctgaattctgttgcactgttacgattcgaagTTGAAATGGGActgagaattgtaattctgtctggcccccaatggtgggtataaaaccatttctgtttggcccccaatggtgggtagaAAACCATTTCAGTCTGGTccccaccggtgggtataaaaccgagttctggcctcatcccttagaggactaacatattggggacaatttgaccatggaaatgagatgagtaacagtgtttttGTCTGTTCTGAAATGATCTGAATTGTTTCTGTTTTGTTCTGAATCATTTGATAAGTTCGGTCTATTATTCGATGCTTTTCTGTCTTGTCAAGTTAAGAATGTTAATTTTGAAAGTATGATAAAGAAAAGTTTTTTaagaattaagttctatatgtatctttggaatcgatcgacccccacttgctgagtgttttcccaaaacactcaccccttacaatttcagataaaaatgaagagcaAGTAAACGAGGAGGAGCAAGAAgcattctggggatggtgatcagATTTCGAGATCAGGAAGTCGAGAATTGTactccttttcttttgtttagcttctgcaactctgatgtaaaagtttattcttttgtcattgtaagacaatactctatctatgaaaaagactggtttgatttgatacgaggctttattgtttttcaatgtaattgttaaacaatgccggatgtcaccgacgcttcggactcgAGGCGTGAcattttagtggtatcagagccaccaggttcataatcccgctgggattttgatagacaaaatttggcgaagtcaaattttggcaaaagcctagtgtatcCCAATTTGAGTCCAACTTTCACCTTGTTCTTGAAGTCTAACCTTCATCTGTTTCCTCAATTTCGAATAGACTTCAAAATCTATCCCTTCGATCATTCTACAAACTCTGAATATCGAAAATTTTCCACAACAACtttgtttctactatttgtgcctttctatccttaataaaattctgatgctttactttcgattttta
The sequence above is a segment of the Primulina tabacum isolate GXHZ01 chromosome 6, ASM2559414v2, whole genome shotgun sequence genome. Coding sequences within it:
- the LOC142549156 gene encoding LOW QUALITY PROTEIN: aspartic proteinase 39-like (The sequence of the model RefSeq protein was modified relative to this genomic sequence to represent the inferred CDS: substituted 2 bases at 2 genomic stop codons); the protein is MDSARRRMRWAFLMLFLVDLVCVVKGNVVFEVHHKYGGRREKAALSSLRAHDSRRHGRMLASIDFQLGGDGSPTNAALLFLKVFIXXICAGSITKITIGTPPVDYHVQVDTGSDILWVNCRNCLRCPTKSELNIPLQQYDLTASSTGKTISCDQDFCASVFSGPSSDCKVGLNCEYAITYGDGSRTEGYFVRDYFKFDQVIGNLQTSAMNGSIAFGCSAKQSGELGSSSEAVDGIIGFGQANTSVLSQLASSGNVKKMFSHCLDSYKGGGIFAIGDVVQPKVNRTKLLQNEQHYNVALKEIDVGGQLLDLPTDIFDTGSSTGTIIDSGTTLAYLPNNAYQQVVDKMMAQQPNLKTHIVEQQFKCFYYSENVDDRFPVVTFHFEGGLSLPVYPHDYLFAVRDTEYCIGWQNSEMQAKVGKEITLFADLALSDKLILYDLENQTIGWTQYNCSSTIKLNDDVTGNTYAVAAHNISAAFNMSGMNFLSFFLLIAALLNLIE